The following coding sequences lie in one Molothrus ater isolate BHLD 08-10-18 breed brown headed cowbird chromosome 39, BPBGC_Mater_1.1, whole genome shotgun sequence genomic window:
- the LOC118700855 gene encoding E3 ubiquitin-protein ligase TRIM7-like, with amino-acid sequence MEELPGEASCPICGEYFREPVSIHCGHHFCRGCIERCWEWPTAGFACPRCRDTAPQRSLRPSRELERVLELARRLSRGEALGTQEDEEQEEGEMCQRHREPLELFCKEDGALLCAICRESRAHRAHAVLPLPEAARDFEEQIQAGLQTLKDERDKLLELREAEMRRIWECLEQTEAERRRILSRFQGLRLALEELPRRLLARLRRLESDIGSAQEERATLLTREISRLEMRAQELRERPRRPARTFLQDISSTLSSLRNENFQLPPKFPDLENKIQRFREENALLEETLRSFRDALAFELPEKMTVTLEPSTAHPQLLVAPDGGSVSWESARDPPGHGAQARPGADPCVLGREGVTGGRRCWDVQVAPEGSWALGVARETPGKPPESGAEPPEWELWSMGLCQGQFWALTSLERIPLLLSRAPRRVRVALDYEGGQVAFFDADQRSLIFAFPAASFEGQSVRPWFLVWGEGARISLCP; translated from the exons ATGGAGGAGCTGCCGGGCGAAGCCTCCTGCCCCATCTGCGGCGAATATTTCCGCGAGCCCGTGTCCATCCACTGCGGCCACCACTTCTGCCGGGGCTGCATCGAGCGCTGCTGGGAGTGGCCCACGGCGGGGTTCGCCTGCCCGCGCTGCCGGGACACGGCCCCGCAGCGGAGCCTCCGCCCGAGCCGGGAGCTGGAGCGGGTGCTGGAGCTCGCCCGGCGCCTGAGCCGCGGGGAAGCGCTGGGAACCCAGGAGGacgaggagcaggaggagggggaaatgTGCCAGAGGCACCGGGAGCCGCTGGAGCTCTTCTGCAAGGAGGACGGAGCGCTGCTGTGCGCGATCTGCCGCGAGTCGCGGGCGCACCGGGCCCACGCGGTGCTGCCGCTGCCGGAGGCCGCGCGGGACTTCGAG gaACAAATCCAGGCCGGGCTGCAAACTCTGAAGGACGAGAGGGACAAACTCCTGGAGCTGCGGGAGGCTGAAATGAGGAGAATCTGGGAGTGTTTG GAGCAGACGGAGGCCGAGCGGCGGCGGATCCTGTCCCGCTTCCAGGGGCTGCGCCTCGCCCTGGAGGAGCTTCCCCGCCGCCTCCTGGCGCGGCTGCGGCGCCTGGAGAGCGACATCGGGAGCGCGCAGGAGGAGCGGGCGACGCTCCTGACCCGGGAGATCTCGCGGCTGGAGATGCGCGCCCAGGAGCTGCGGGAGCGGCCGCGGCGCCCGGCCCGGACCTTCCTGCAG GACATCAGCAGCACCTTGAGCAG cctcagaaatgaaaatttccaGTTGCCCCCAAAATTTCCAGATTTGGAGAATAAAATTCAGCGTTTCAGGGAGGAAAACGCTCTCCTGGAGGAGACGCTGAGGAGCTTCCGAG ACGCCCTGGCCTTCGAGCTGCCGGAGAAAA TGACGGTGACgctggagcccagcactgcccaccccCAGCTGCTCGTGGCCCCCGACGGCGGCAGCGTCAGCTGGGAGAGCGCCCGGGACCCTCCCGGGCACGGAGCCCAGGCCAGACCCGGCGCCGACCCCTGCGTGCTCGGCCGCGAGGGCGTCACGGGCGGGAGGCGCTGCTGGGACGTGCAGGTGGCCCCAGAGGGGTCCTGGGCGCTGGGGGTGGCCAGGGAGACCCCCGGGA AGCCCCCCGAGAGTGGGGCAGAGCCCCCCGAGTGGGAGCTCTGGtccatggggctgtgccagggccagtTCTGGGCTCTCACCTCGCTGGAGCGCATCCCGCTGCTCCTGTCCCGGGCGCCGCGCAGGGTGAGGGTGGCCCTGGACTACGAGGGGGGCCAGGTGGCTTTTTTCGATGCCGACCAGAGGAGTTTGATCTTCGCCTTCCCGGCGGCCTCGTTCGAGGGGCAAAGCGTCCGCCCCTGGTTCCTGGTGTGGGGAGAGGGCGCCCGcatctccctgtgcccctga
- the LOC118700849 gene encoding E3 ubiquitin-protein ligase TRIM39-like produces the protein MAELRAEASCPLCLGLFQEPVSIHCGHNFCRACIERCWRSSRDSFPCPRCREAAPERSLRPNAELAGIIRIAQRLSLRGRARRGERLCPKHGEALKLFCEEEQSPVCRECRRSPEHRLHAAVPIEEAAQEHKEKFQAHAQILRDRREKMLGLKAAEEGKSSELLERVEAERQRLRCRVRELQQLLEGQERLLLARLARLERDIVRRQEESVGRLSEQISCVGRQIQELEEKCRQPPWELLQDSRDILSRLEKQSVPEPVETSAELAEEPTGLPQENFTLKEMLRKFQVSLTLDPDTAHPRLALSEDGKCVRWDDARRSIPDHPKRFDSSRCVLAREGFTCGRHYWEVQVCQGSAWALGVAKASVARKGRVSVRPERGIWAVGRCGSQCQALASPSVPISLPEAPEVVGVYLDCEGGRVAFFDVQREVPMFAYPAARFGGEELLPLLCLGRGCCFRLCP, from the exons ATGGCCGAGCTCCGCGCCGAAGCCTCGTGCCCGCTGTGCCTCGGGCTCTTCCAGGAGCCCGTGTCCATCCACTGCGGCCACAACTTCTGCCGGGCGTGCATCGAGCGCTGCTGGCGGAGCTCCCGGGACAGCTTCCCGTGCCCGCGCTGCCGGGAGGCGGCCCCGGAGCGCAGCCTGAGACCCAACGCGGAGCTGGCCGGCATCATCCGCATCGCGCAGCGCCTCAGCCTCAGGGGCAGAGCCCGGCGCGGGGAGAGGCTCTGCCCGAAGCACGGCGAGGCTCTGAAGCTGTTCTGcgaggaggagcagagccccgTGTGCCGCGAGTGCCGCCGCTCCCCGGAGCACCGGCTGCACGCCGCCGTCCCCATCGAGGAGGCGGCGCAGGAGCACAAG GAGAAATTCCAGGCTCACGCGCAGATCCTcagggacaggagagagaaGATGCTGGGGCTGAAAGCGGcggaggaagggaagagctcGGAGCTGCTG GAGCGGGTGGAGGCGGAGCGGCAGCGGCTCCGGTGCCGGGTgcgggagctgcagcagctcctggaggggcaggagcggCTCCTCTTGGCGCGGCTGGCCCGGCTGGAGCGGGACATCGTGCGGCGGCAGGAGGAGAGCGTGGGCCGGCTCTCGGAGCAGATCTCCTGCGTGGGACGGCagatccaggagctggaggagaagtGCCGGCAGCcgccctgggagctgctgcag gacagcagagaCATCCTGAGCAG GCTGGAGAAGCAGAGTGTCCCAGAGCCAGTGGAGACCTcggcagagctggcagaggaaCCCACAGGGCTGCCCCAGGAAAATTTCACCCTCAAGGAGATGCTGAGGAAATTCCAAG TCAGCCTGACGCTGGACCCCGACACCGCCCACCCGCGCCTGGCCCTGTCCGAGGACGGGAAATGCGTCCGCTGGGACGACGCCCGCAGGTCCATCCCCGACCACCCCAAACGCTTCGACTCCTCCCGCTGCGTGCTGGCCCGCGAGGGATTCACCTGTGGCCGCCACTACTGGGAGGTTCAGGTGTGCCAGGGCTCGGCCTGGGCCCTGGGCGTCGCCAAGGCGTCCGTGGCCAGGAAGGGCCGGGTCAGCGTCAGGCCCGAGCGGGGGATCTGGGCCGTGGGGCGGTGCGGCAGCCAGTGCCAGGCTCTGGCGTCGCCCAGCGTCCCCATTTCCCTCCCCGAGGCCCCCGAGGTGGTCGGGGTCTACCTGGACTGCGAGGGCGGGCGCGTGGCGTTTTTTGACGTGCAGAGGGAGGTGCCGATGTTCGCGTACCCCGCGGCGAGGTTTGGGGgcgaggagctgctgcccctgctgtgcctgggcagggggtgCTGCTTCAGGCTGTGCCCCTGA
- the TRIM7 gene encoding E3 ubiquitin-protein ligase TRIM7 — protein sequence MSEAAAAAAGLLRRCPGLPRTPSRWDPAATRLAAQLAASRAVPGQNPPGLGRFGREPRPDASAPRREAMAAVFLPGNLQDEATCSVCLEFFKDPVSIECGHNFCRACIVKSWKDLEMDFPCPQCREVFQSKNFRPNRQLANMSEIISQFAQRGAKGAEEDGLCPKHREALKLYCKDDRRSICVVCDRSREHRPHAVVPVDEASEEYKEKINARLDFLRKERQELLEFKVNDDKKTQELLKTIEAERQKLLSDFERLRQFLHDQEHILLGQLEKMEKNISRRQNENITDLSREITLLNKLIAELEEKIQQPMLEFLKDVTGIISRSDEVKCQKPVPVCTDMKMHVCNFSLKTVVLEKVLKKFRENLQDELGRGEKEDLTLDPDSANHLLILSADLKSVRMGCRKQELPDNPKRFDTNSRVLASTGFKSGRHYWEVEVGPSDGWAFGVAKESIRRKGLTQFSPEEGIWAVQQNGGRYWAVTSPQRTPLCLGGRKLSRVRVYLDYEGEEVSFYDAENMQHIFTFNVAFQEKVFPLFSVCSTVTYIKLCP from the exons ATGtccgaggcggcggcggccgcggccgggcTCCTCCGCCGCTGCCCGGGGCTGCCGCGGACCCCGTCCCGCTGGGACCCCGCTGCCACCCGGCTGGCGGCGCAGCTGGCCGCGTCCCGAGCCGTGCCGGGCCAAAACCCGCCGGGACTGGGGCGGTTCGGGAGGGAGCCCCGGCCCGACGCCTCCGCTCCGAG GAGAGAGGCCATGGCCGCCGTGTTCCTGCCCGGCAACCTCCAGGACGAAGCCACTTGCTCCGTGTGCCTGGAGTTCTTCAAGGACCCCGTGTCCATCGAGTGCGGCCACAACTTCTGCCGGGCGTGCATCGTCAAGAGCTGGAAGGACCTGGAGATGGATTTCCCGTGCCCGCAGTGCCGGGAGGTTTTCCAGAGCAAAAATTTCCGCCCCAATCGGCAGCTGGCGAACATGTCCGAGATCATCAGCCAGTTCGCGCAGCGCGGGGCGAAAGGAGCGGAGGAGGACGGGCTGTGCCCCAAGCACCGCGAGGCGCTCAAGCTCTACTGCAAGGACGACCGCAGGAGCATCTGCGTGGTGTGCGACAGGTCCCGCGAGCACCGCCCGCACGCCGTGGTGCCCGTGGACGAGGCTTCCGAGGAGTACAAg gagaaaatcaaTGCGCGCTTGGATTTCCTGAGGAAGGAgcggcaggagctgctggagttcAAAGTGAACGACgataaaaaaacccaggagctgctg AAAACCATCGAGGCCGAGCGGCAGAAGCTGCTCTCGGACTTTGAGCGGCTGCGGCAGTTCCTGCACGACCAGGAGCAcatcctgctggggcagctggagaagatggagaagaaCATCTCCCGGAGGCAGAACGAGAACATCACCGACCTCTCCAGAGAGATCACGCTCCTCAACAAGCTCATCGCCgagctggaggagaaaatcCAGCAGCCCATGCTGGAGTTCCTCAAG gaCGTGACGGGTATCATCAGCAG gagtgatgaggtgaAGTGCCAGAAGCCCGTCCCCGTCTGCACCGACATGAAGATGCACGTCTGCAACTTCTCCCTCAAAACCGTGGTCCTGGAGAAGGTCTTGAAGAAATTCCGAG AAAACCTGCAGGACGAGCTGGGAAGAGgtgaaaaag AGGACCTGACCCTGGACCCCGACTCTGCCAACCACCTGCTGATCCTCTCGGCCGACCTCAAGAGCGTCCGCAtgggctgcaggaagcaggagctgcccgACAACCCCAAGCGCTTTGACACCAACTCGCGCGTTCTGGCCTCCACGGGCTTCAAGTCGGGGCGGCACTACTGGGAGGTGGAGGTGGGGCCCTCGGACGGCTGGGCCTTTGGCGTGGCCAAGGAATCCATTCGGAGGAAGGGGCTGACCCAGTTCTCGCCCGAGGAGGGCATCTGGGCCGTGCAGCAGAACGGGGGCCGCTACTGGGCCGTGACGTCGCCGCAGCGCACGCCCTTGTGCCTGGGCGGCCGCAAGCTGAGCCGTGTCCGCGTCTACCTGGACTACGAGGGCGAGGAGGTCTCCTTCTACGACGCCGAGAACATGCAGCACATCTTCACCTTCAACGTGGCCTTCCAGGAGAAGGTGTTCCCCCTGTTCTCGGTCTGCTCCACGGTCACCTACATCAAGCTGTGCCCCTGA
- the IL4I1 gene encoding L-amino-acid oxidase has product MTGTALFQILLLAGLLSAQRFPSFPEYCLHDQDYEELLQIVRDGLEPAARPAHVVVVGAGIGGLTAAKLLRDAGHKVTILERSSWVGGRIRTYRPEGQDWYVELGAMRLPGKHRLVREFIHQFNLKLNPFIQSDNNTWYFLKGARVRAEEVNRNPDVLNYTVKPSERGKSPVQLYREVLSKAFKKFQTTDCRKYLAQHDSFSTKEYLIKVGGLSRGAVEMIGDLLNEDSGFYLSFLASLWDFDIFSEESFDEITGGFDQLPKAFHKALPNVVQFNCTVEKIMRKGNKVRVFYRAPDTLSPTIITADYVLVTSSAKATRHIQFLPPLSPAKAHALRSINYASSTKIILACSERFWEKDGIRGGCSVTDRPSRFIYYPSHNFSSGVGVILASYTWNNDAEFFLPLTDEKCLDVVLQDLADIHQVSKEYLQYTCDQHVIQKWQLDQHALGAFAAFTPYQFVDYSQALFTHEGRVHFAGEHAAQPHAWIDTAMKSAVRAASNIHHDSSEVGLDTAVKSAIRATSNVHHNSGEVGLDTAVKSAVRAASNVHHDSGEAGMDTAVKSAVRAASNIHHDSVEATAVGSEGLGRIPRREEL; this is encoded by the exons ATGACTGGGACTG ccctcttCCAGATCCTTCTGCTGGCGGGTCTGCTGAGCGCCCAGCGGTTCCCATCCTTTCCTGAGTATTGTCTCCACGACCAGGACTacgaggagctgctgcagatcGTGCGGGATGGGCTGGAGCCCGCGGCCCGCCCGGCGCACGTGGTTGTGGTGGGCGCAGGGATCGGGGGGCTGACGGCGGCCAAGCTGCTCCGCGACGCCGGGCACAAG GTCACCATTCTggaaaggagcagctgggtCGGGGGGCGGATCCGGACGTACCGGCCCGAGGGACAGGATTGGTACGTGGAGCTGGGAGCCATGCGCCTGCCAGGCAAGCACAG gctggtCCGCGAATTCATCCACCAGTTCAACCTGAAGCTGAACCCTTTCATCCAGAGCGACAACAACACCTGGTACTTCCTGAAGGGCGCTCGGGTCAGGGCTGAGGAGGTCAACAGGAACCCCGATGTCCTGAATTACACAGTGAAGCCGTCGGAGAGGGGCAAGAGCCCCGTCCAGCTCTACCGGGAGGTCCTGAGCAAG gcttttAAGAAGTTCCAGACCACTGATTGCAGGAAATATCTGGCTCAACACGACTCCTTCTCTACCAAG GAATATTTGATCAAGGTCGGGGGGCTGAGCCGAGGAGCTGTTGAGATGATCGGTGACTTGCTGAACGAGGACTCGGGGTTTTACCTGTCCTTCCTCGCCTCCCTGTGGGACTTTGACATCTTCTCTGAAGAGAG TTTTGATGAAATCACCGGAGGGTTTGACCAGCTGCCCAAAGCCTTCCACAAGGCGCTGCCCAACGTCGTCCAGTTCAACTGCACCGTGGAGAAGATCATGAGGAAGGGCAACAAAGTCCGAGTGTTCTACCGTGCTCCGGACACGCTGTCCCCCACCATCATCACTGCAGATTACGTCCTTGTCACTTCCAGTGCCAAAGCCACCAGGCACATCCAGTTCCTGCCGCCGCTGTCCCCCGCCAAGGCCCACGCCCTGCGCTCCATCAACTATGCCAGCAGCACCAAAATCATCCTGGCCTGCTCTGAGAGGTTCTGGGAGAAGGACGGGATCCGCGGGGGCTGCTCGGTCACCGACCGCCCCTCCCGCTTCATCTACTACCCCAGCCACAACTTCTCCAGCGGCGTGGGCGTCATCCTGGCCTCCTACACCTGGAACAACGACGCCGAGTTCTTCCTGCCCCTCACCGATGAGAAGTGCCTGGACGTGGTGCTGCAAGACCTGGCGGACATCCACCAGGTGAGCAAGGAGTACCTGCAGTACACCTGCGACCAGCACGTGATCCAGAAGTGGCAGCTGGACCAGCACGCCCTGGGCGCTTTTGCTGCCTTCACGCCGTACCAGTTCGTGGATTACTCGCAGGCCCTGTTCACCCACGAGGGCCGGGTGCACTTCGCCGGGGAGCACGCAGCGCAGCCGCACGCCTGGATCGACACGGCCATGAAATCGGCCGTCAGGGCCGCCAGCAACATCCACCACGACAGCAGCGAGGTtgggctggacacagctgtgaaatCGGCCATCAGGGCCACCAGCAACGTCCACCACAACAGCGGCGAGGTTGGGCTGGACACGGCCGTGAAATCAGCCGTCAGGGCCGCCAGCAACGTCCACCACGACAGCGGTGAGGCCGGGATGGACACGGCTGTGAAATCGGCCGTCAGGGCCGCCAGCAACATCCACCATGACAGCGTCGAGGCCACGGCGGTGGGCAGCGAGGGGCTGGGGAGAATCCCACGGAGGGAAGAGCTCTGA